One bacterium genomic region harbors:
- a CDS encoding DUF2442 domain-containing protein: MWFKGAPVEAILEVERHQPHHLYWPTLDVDLTVDSIEHPEHYPLKAKPGI, translated from the coding sequence ATGTGGTTCAAGGGCGCACCGGTCGAAGCGATTCTCGAGGTCGAGCGGCATCAACCGCATCACCTGTACTGGCCGACCCTAGATGTCGACCTCACCGTCGACTCGATCGAACATCCAGAGCATTATCCGCTCAAAGCGAAGCCCGGCATCTAA